The DNA sequence TGCCGCCGCCGAGGATCACGATGCGTTTGGTCACCGCTTCAGTTTTCCGGCGGCGGACCGGCGCCCCGTAGGGTCTTCGGTCACCCGCCCGAGCGACCAAGGGTTGCAGTGGTCAGGCTCCGGGCAAGCTGTCGAGGGCGGCGCGGATGCGCTTGCCGGCTTCTTCGGCGACCGGGCGAAGTTCCTCCCGTTCGGGCACCTCGATCATCACGCGCGGGTCGAGCGCCTGGACCAGGCTGCGTTCGTCGCCGTCGGCGCGGACGACGACGTTGCAGGGCAGCAGCAGCCCGATCATGCTGTCGGCTTCCAGGGCGCGGTGCGCCAGCGGCGGGTTGCACGCGCCGAGGATCACGTACGGTTCCATGTCCGCGTCGAGCTTCTCGCGCATCGTCGCCCGGACGTCGATCTCGGTCAGCACCCCGAACCCCTGCTCCTTCAACGCGGCACGCACTTCGGCCACGGCCTTCTCGTAGGGCAGGTCCAAGGTGACGCTCAGGTCGTACTTCACAGCGATCATTCCTTTCGTGACGGCTCAACCACCGTGCAAGGCGGCTGGCGCGAACCTGGCCGCGGCCGCGACCGCGGCGGCGACCACGAGGATCAAGGAGGCGAACGTCCGCCGGACGGTCCGCGCGGGGAGCCGGTTGCCGGCCTTCCCGGCCAGCAGCGACGCCGGCAGCGCCACCCCGGCGAACACCGCGGCGATGCCGTAGGGCAGGTCGGGCACCGTGGGTGGCGTGCGCGGCCAGCCCGCCCACCGAGGTGAGCACGATGACCACCAGCGAGGTCGCGACGGCTTCCGGTGCGGTGAGGCCCAGCAGCATGGTCAGGGCCGGGACGATGACGAACCCGCCGCCGACCCCGAACAGGCCGGTCAGCACTCCGACGACCGCGCCGGCGGCCAGGGCCTTGGGCACGCAGCTGCGCCAGTTCACCCCGCCCGCGCCGGTCCGGCAGGCGCCGTCCCGCGCCGGCGCGGCGGTGAGCATCCGTACCGCGACCACGGCCATCAGGACGGCGAACGCGACCAGCAGCCACCGGTCGGGCAGCAGCTTGCCGAGCGCGGTGCCGCCGAACGCGGCCGGGACGCTCGCCGCGGCGAAGACGAGCGCGACCGGCCAGCGGATCACCTTCGAGCGCCGGCGGGCCACCAGGCCACCGGCCGCGGACACCGCCACGACCAGCAGCGACGTCGGGATGGCCGCGCCGAGCGGCAGCCCGACCCCGTAGACCAGCGCGGGGATGGCGAGGATGGAGCCGCCCGCGCCGAGCAGGCCCAGGGCCGCGCCGATGACCAGGCCGAACGCCGCCGCCGGCAGGAGCGTCATGAGCTCAGCCCACCGCCAGGGGCAGCCCCGCCCGCGCGGCCCGGTCGAACTCGTCGTCCACCGCGACGACCCGGCGTCCGGCCGCGGCGAGGACCGAGGCCGCGATCGAGGCGCGGTAGCCGGCCTGGCAGTGCACCCACACCTCCCCGGCCGGGACTTCGCCGAGGCGGCCGAGCAGAGCGTGCAGCGGGATGTGCACGGCGTCGTCGAGGTGGCTGTGCGCCCACTCCAGGTCGCGCCGGACGTCGAGGACCGTCACCGGCCGGTGATGCCGGACCACGGCCAGTTCCCCGAAGTCCGCACGCGGGAACGACCCGAGCGGGACCTCGCCCGACCACGCTGCGGGCGTGCCGGTGGCGGCGGCTTCGACGTGGTCGACACCGATCCGGACCAGCTCGCGCTGTGCGTCGGCGACCTGCTCGGCGGTGTCGCCGAGCAGCGACAAGGGAGTCCCCCACGGGATGAGCCAGCCCAGGTAGGTCGCGAAACTGCCGTCGGCACCGAAGTCGAGCGTGCCCGCCACGTGGCCGGCGGCGAATGCCGTGCGCGACCGCAGGTCCACCACCCACTCCCCCGCCTCGATGCGCGAGCGCAGCTCGGCCGGGTCGGCCGTCCCGGGTGTGGCCAGGTCGGGGGCGCCGGGGCCGGCCGAGTTCGCCGGGCCCATGTGGGCGTAGTAGGCCGGGTAGGCGTCGAGACCGGCGAGCAGTCCGTCGACGTAGTCGCGCTCCTGCTGGGTGAGCACCGGGTTGACCTGCTTCTCCCGGCCGATCGTCGACCGGTCGGCCGCGGACTGGGTGGCCGAGCAGAAGCTGCCGAAGCCGTGCGTGGGGTGGATTTCGGCGTCGTCCGGGAGGATCTCGGCCAGCCGGTGCGCCGAGGCGTACTGGCGCTTGACCAGCTCGCCGGTATGGGCGGGGCCGAGCAGGTCGGGCCGGCCGGTGGAGCCGTACAGCAGCGAACCGCCGGTGAACACCGCGGGAGCTCGCCCCGGCACCTCCAGCACGTAGGACAGGTGCGTGAACGTGTGCCCCGGGGTCGCCGGGGCGCGCACGCGCATGTGCGGCCCGATCTCGACCACGTCGCCGTCGTCGATCGGCGTGCGCTCGAAGGACACCGGATCCGCGGCGTTGACGTGGTAGGCGGCACCGGTCACGCGGGCCAGCGCGAGACCCCCGGTCACGTAGTCGTTGTGGATGTGGGTCTCGAACACGTCGGTGATCCGCAACCCGCGCACCTGGGCCAGATCCAGCACCCGGTCGATGTCGCGCTGCGGGTCGACCACGAACGCGGTCTCGCCGTCCTCGACGAGGTAGCTGCGGTCGCCGAGGCTCGGGGTGTCGATGGCGATGATCTCGATCATGAGTCCTCACCCCGCACCGGGCCCAAAGCGGCGACGAGTTCGTCGGCCATGCCGACCGGGAGGAACTGAGCCAGCCGCCGCCCGTCTCCCACGATCCCGAGCGCGCCGTACCCGGCGCCCGTCAGCGCGGCCGCGGCCACCACGACCTCTCGCAGCACCTGCGACAGCTCCGGCCCGCGCCCCACCCGCATCACGGCGTCGAGCAGGCCCGGTACGCGGTCCGACACGTCCGGTGGTCGCCGGTACTCTTCAGTGCCCATGGGACTCCCGGCCCGTCCTGGCCCTCGCGGCCCGGGCGACGAGGCGGTCTTGCGCGGTACGGCGGTGCATCGAGCTCCCTTCGCGGACAGCATCGTGCCGGCCGGTCGGGTGGGCTAGGGACTCCCGGCCGGGTACTGGAGGACGGAGCCCCTTCCGGAGACGACTTCGTCCGCTGCCCGGGCCCGGGGCCGCACCTGCGGTTTCCTCGCCGCGAGAGCCGCTCTCACTGAAAGTCATTTCACCCTGCACGCTCCGCTCCGGCGGATTTTCACCACAATGTGCCGAGAGGTGCGCGCGCTCGAAGAATTCCGGCGATTTCAGGAGAAAGCGGCCGAGTCGGAAAATGACGATCGACGATCATCGTGACCTCGTCGAAAAAGACTCCGATGCTCCGATCGAGTGGTCCTGGCCCGACTCGCGCACGGACAGTTCCGCCGAACCGGTCTCGTATTAGAGTTGAAAAATCAAGGACCCGCCGTCGCGCTGCGGAAGTGCACGTACACCCGCGTCGGAGAATGCGCGGGTTGCGAAAACCGGGAAAGCTGAGTGGTACGCGATGACGAAAACGATCACGGCGGTGGAACTGCCGGCGAACTGGCAACGAGCCGTCAACCAGGTACTGAGCGAGCTCGCCGGAGCCGTGCTCGATGCGGCCGGTCTGAACAGCGCCGGCCTGACCCCGGTTTTCGACCGGCTGGTCGCGGGGGCGCGGAGCTGCGCCGGCTCGGGCTCGGCCGCGCTGACGTTGTGCGTTCCCCAGCCGGGCTGGCTGCGGATCGCCGCCGCGTCCGGGGACGGCGCCGAATGGGCCGGGCGGCTCATCCCGCTCGAGGGTTCGGTCTCGGCCCTGTCCCGGGCCCAACGCGAGGCCATCCGGGTCGCCGACACGGCGACGGACGCGAGGACCGTCCAATCGGCCCGCAAGGCAAGCATCGGACCCAGCATGGTCGTGCCCCTCTACACCGAAACCGGCGAGTGGGACGGCACCCTGCTGGCCGGCCGGCCGCTGGGGGCGGACCAGTTCACCGATGACGATCTCCGGTTCTTCGCCGAGTACGCCGGACAGACGTGGCGGGCCATCACGGCCGCGGCGGCGAACGCCGCCCGGATCGCCGACCGCTACACCGCCGCCCACGACCGGCTCACCACCGTCCTCCAGGAGGTCACCACGCACGACCTGGCGGCGCTGCAGGCGGCGACCGAGCAACTGCACGCACAGCTTCCGCCCGAGCACTGGCCGCGGCTGGCGCTGCTCAGCACGGCGATCACCACCGCCCGCGACCACCTCGCCGGCGCCATCGAAGCCGACGACACCGACCGCAGGGACGAAACCGGCCCGCTGCTCGCCCACCTGCTCCGCACCTGCACCACCGTGGCCGGGCCGCTCGAACTCGCCCAGCAGTTCACCGTCCACGATCCGCTGCCGGGCGAGCTCCCGGCCAAGACGATCGACCTGATCGGCCGCTGGCTCGCCATCGCCCTGCTGCTCGCCGACCACCTCGGACTCACCCGCGCGGTCGACATCGCCACCCGCACCACGTCCGAACGGCAGCTCGCACTGACCGTCAGCTACCAGGGCCGTCCCCCGAGCGCCGACCACGAAGCGGCCACCCTCGCCGCGCTCCAGACCGTCACCGACGAACTCGGCGGTCTCCACCGCATCGACACCCCCGCCACCCGGACCGTCCGGCTGACATGGATCTCCGACCCCCTCAGCTGACCCGTCCCACTCCCGGCAGGAACCACGGGTGGCGCTGCCGCATCGTCGGACCGGCCGTTCCGCGCGACCTGGGACGGAGTCCGCCTCAGCACGCGAGAGTTCACCCGCCGAGCCGCCGGCGCTTGGATCCGCGCCGCGGACGCCGGGGTCATCGACGCGGCCGAACTCGTCCGGCTGCTGAGCCACCTGCCCGGGGACCCGCCACGGCCAGGCACCCGGCCCGGTTCCCGAGCGCGGCGGTGACGTCAGCGTGGCGTGGCGTGGCGCAGCAGACCGGCCGGCGCCGAACTCCCCGGCGGCCTGCGGTGCGCCGTCGACGAGGATCAGAAAGCTGTTCACGGCTTGCGGAGCGGCCAAAGCACGGCGTGGTAGACACTCCCATTTTCGGTTGTTCTACTGGAAAGCCCTACGACTGCGTCGTCGTTCATGCCGTTCGCGTCGGCGAATTCACCGTCGGCCAAGGGTGCGAGCCGGGTGATCCGACCACCGGGGCTCCACAGAGCGGTGCGACCGAGGACGTCACCGCGGTCATTGATCGCCTGGGGATAATCGATCTCGGGCAGGCCGGTGATGCGGCCACTGCTGTCCCAGCGGACCGTGACGGTGGTGCCGTCCGAGGTCGACGAGGTGCCCAGCACCTCACCTTTCGCGTTGATCGCCACGGCCTGGCTGTGAGCGCCTCCGAGCGTGCCGAGGTCGGTGACATGTCCCTGACGGTCCCACTTCAGCGCCCGGCTGCGGCCCGCTGAGTCCTGTCCGTAGCCGACTGCGATGCCCGAATCGTTGATCGCCTGAGGAGAGCTCCAGCCACCGCCGAGGGTGTCGAGCTGCATAACGTGGCCGTCGCGATCCCAGCGCAGGGGAACGTTGCCGACATCTCCCACGATTTCGCCTGCGTTGTTGATTGCCCGGGCTTGGCTGCCGAAATACACACCCGGCGGCAGCGGAAGAAGGGTTGCGGTTCCGTCGCGATTCCAGCGGACCGCGCGGTAGTCGGCCGAGAAGTCGTAGGCCTCGCCGATCACGGTATCGCCGTCGTTGACGGCGACCGATCTGCTGTAGTCGAATCCCGTCACGGCAGCCAGCTTTGCGATCCGGCCGCGGCTGTCCCACTTCACGGCTTGCCGGAAGTAACCCGGGTCGGGAAACGCGTCGCCCACGACAGTGCCTCGGTCGTTGATCCCTTTCGGGTCACTCCGGTCCATTCCGGGCAACGTACCCAAGCCGGTGATCCGGTGTTTCCTGTCCCAGCTCGCGGCCTGTTCGGCGCCGTCCGCCGGGATCGCCACACCCATCACGACCCCGCGGTCGTTGATCGTGTAAGCATCGCTGAACGTTCCGCCCGGCAGAACGCCGAGGTCGATCGGGGCGCGCGAGGTTTCCGCGGCGTGCGCGGGCGAAACGCCGATGAGGGCTTGAGTACCCAACGCGGCGGCGACCGACATGAGCGCGACTCGTCCTGGTCGATGGCTCGGGCTGACGGACATCGGGCCCCCTCGTGCTGATCGGTTTGCGACCCGACGATTCCCGCGGAGCCCAGCGGCGGGAAGGGGCAATCCGCCTCAGCCTCGTCGACCTTAGGACCTAGCGTGCGGTCTCCGCGCGTGAGACGGCGTGGAGCAGCGGATCGACGCGGCCACAGCTTGCTTGCCACCTGCGCCGAGCGGTGCCGGCGTGGTGGCCGGCCGCAGGTCGCGGCGGAACCACCGGACGACGGGTGCTTCCGCGGTCATCAGCGGTCACCGCCTCAGCGAGCCGGGCGCTTCGCCGGTTCGCAACAACCGATCGCGCACGGCGCCCCGTTGACCGTGCACCCCGCCGACGGAAACGACGACAACTTGCGCGGCTCCGCCCCGTGCGTGTGCTCACGGACCAGCTCCACCACCAGCTCCGCGAACCGCGGGTCGCTGCCCGCCGTCGCCGCCCGAGCGAACGCCATACCGTGCTCCGCCGCACGCTCCGCCGCTTCGTTGTCCAGGTCCCAGATCACCTCGAGGTGATCCGAGACAAACCCGATCGGCGAAACCACCACCCCGCTCACCCCCCGGGCGTGCAACGCGTCGATGTGATCGACGATGTCCGGCTCCAGCCACGGCACCTGCGGCGGCCCCGACCGCGACTGCCACACCACGTCGTACTCGACGACCCCCGCCTCCGCCGCCACCAACCGCGCCGCCTCCGCGACCTGACGGGAGTACCGGTGACCACCTTCCCCAGGCGGCCCGGACGCCTTGTCCGCACTGTCAGGCACCGAGTGCGCGGTGAACACCGTGCGGACACCCCGAACGTCACCCAGTGACGCGTGCGCCGCGCGCACCCCGTCCGCGACCGCCGACACGAACAGCGGATGATCGAAGAACTGCCGCAGCTTCACCAGCTCAGGCGCCCCCGCACCGACCGCCGCACGGGCACGCTCGATGTCCTCGTCGTACTGCCGGCACGCCGAATACCCGCCGTACGCGCTCGTCGGGAACACCAGGACCCGCTTCGCACCCGCCGCCGTCAGCTCGGCGAGGGTGTCCTCGACCATCGGGTGCCAATTGCGGTTGCCGAAGTGCACCGGAAGGTCGATTCCCTCAGCCGACAGCCGCTTTTCGACCGCGGCCATCGCATCGCGGTTCAGCTCGTTGATCGGCGAGACACCACCGAAGTGCTGGTAGTGCTCGGCCACCTCGAGCAGCCGCTCCCGCGGCACACCCCGGCCCCTGGTCACGTTCTCGAGGAACGGCATGACCTCCTCGGGCCCCTCCGGACCACCGAACGAAAGCCACAGCAACGCGTCGAACCGCGGCTCGGTCACTGGTGCACCACCTTCTCCACGATGCTTCACGCTCCCACCGGCTCGGGTACTCCGAAGTGGACCGGAACACCGGCCGAATAGAGCGCGCTGACCGGCGCGACTTCGGGGACGGGCAACCCGGCCGAGGCGATCAGATCCTCGTGCATCGAGATCACCTCCACACTCCGGAACGTCCATCGGGGGTGGACGTTGGGGATGCGCCAGGTCCGGCCCGCGAACCGGGTGTGCAAGGCCCAGCGATCGGTCAGGAAGCGGTCGAGTCCGTTCTGCCGCACCGGCTCGCCGACGCGCACCACCACCTCGGCGGCCGCGGCCGACCGCCGGTGCCGGCTGCGGTACCCGATCACGTCGCCGTCACGCTCGAGCAGCATCCGCGACCACCGGTACGGGACACCGAGCCCGAACCGGGCCGCCAGCACGGGAATCAGGCGGGCCGTGTCGAGGGACCGGAAAACGACTCCGCGATGCCCATCGCGGTCGACGGAGTACAGCCGGACGTTCGTTTCGAGGAAATCACCGAAGTACGGGACCGGCGGCGAGCCGAGCACTCCGACCCTCGTCATGCGGAACGGCACGAGACCGACGTAGGTGCGTCCCGCCCGGCAGTCGGGGCGGGTGCCCGGGGGCAGCAGCGGTGCGACCACCGCGGGCTCCACCGGCCAGTGCAAAAAGGTCAGATCGCGCCACACCTGGCTGAACAAGACCGCGCGCAGGCGGTGCGGGCTGACCGGCGTCACCGGCTCCGGCAGTCCGCTCACGCTGCGGTGGCCTTCGTCGTACGGCCCGCGCATCACCAGGCTTCCGCCGGCTTCCTCGGAAGCCACGGATCGACGTGGCGCACCGGCACCGGTCATCGTCAGCACCTCCGATGGCGAGCCTGCGATTCACTAGCGATTCAACATCACTATAGGCGACCGGGTGCCGCCCCGGCCCAACGGTCCTCCTCGCGACCCAGCCACTCGGAAATCAAGTAGCAGCCGCGAGACTCTGAGACCCTGTCCAAACTCGAATGAAACCGCTTCCGCTACGACCAACAGTTATGCATCGGATTTGCATCGCATCTGCCTACCGTCACGGAGGTGCCGCCAACCGGGCGATTTCACCTGGAAAACGCCCATCCGCGACCACGGCGCCGCCCGATCGGCGCTCGCAGCGAACCGGCGCGCCCGGCCGGGCGCGGTTACGTTCGACCACGTTGACACCGAGACCGCCGAACTCGAGGAGGCACCATGACGGACACCCTGGAGGTCGGGACCGCGGTGGCGGTCCCGGCTGACACCACCTTCAAGTGGTTCACCGACTTCAGCCACTACCCGAGGTTCATGCGCTCGGTCGAGCAGGTGTTCCCCGTCGAGGGCCACCCCGGCCGCTTCCGGTTCGTGTACACGCTGGCCGGGATCCCGCGCCGGTACAGCATCGACGTCACCGCCGACCCGGAGAGCCGGACCTTGGACTGGGTGAGCGTGACCGGCCCTCGGCACCGGGGACACGCGGTCGTGACCCCGGATGGTCCCGACGCCGCCACCGTCACGCTGGAACTCGACCTCGAGCTCGATTCGCTCACCGACCGCATCGCCCAGGCCCTCGGCCTCATCGCCACCCGCGCCAAAGCGGACCTCCGGCGCTTCGCGCACTTCACCGAGAGCGTCCACAACGCGGCCGATCCCGCGGAGGCCGAAGAGATCGCCGACGGCGGCGCCTCCCACCGGACACCCCTGCAATGGCTTTTCGATGCGGTCTTCCCCACCGACGAGAGGTCGAGCTGACCGAGCACCGGCGGGCAAGCGCAGTCATCCCACCCGATCGAGGAACCAGCTGTGCCGCAGCCGGAGTGCGCGCTCCGTGCTGGCCAGCACTGCGCCGACGCTGAGCAACGTGTTGAGCCACGCCGGAAGCGCCACGGGTGAGACGAAGGTCCCGAAGCGCTGCGCGACCGGCGGGATCTTGAAAGCGACCTCGACGAGCTGAGGGATGAGCAGCAGCACCGAGGTCACCAGCAGCGCGGCCGACGTCACACCGATGACTCGGCTCGCCACGGGATGACTGCGGGCGAAGTGCTCCCGCCGCCCTTCGGCCGAGGCGCGATCAGGGACCAGCCGGCGTTCTTCCCCCACGTCGGTGACGTAGTGGCAGCGCTTCAGCCCGAACGGCGAATCGGCGACTTCGATCGTGCCGCCCGGAACGGGAAAGGCCGCGGGAAGCTTGGATTCGGCGTGCTGCCGTCGGTCGAGGTAGAGGTCGGCCGTGCCTTTGCCGTTTTCGGAGAAGAAGCGGCGGTGATGGCGGACGTCGACGGTGTATACCTGCCGGCCGAGGTCGATCGAGTACAGCGAGCGCGCGAAGGGCTGCCACCAGCGGAACGGCCGCAGTTCCCGTCCGGTGCCGGGCTTGATCCGCTTGGCCGCGCGACGTCGGAGCCACTCACCCATGGTCAGATCCCCAGCACACGGGGGACGAGGAAGTAGATCT is a window from the Amycolatopsis sp. cg9 genome containing:
- a CDS encoding DUF302 domain-containing protein, whose amino-acid sequence is MIAVKYDLSVTLDLPYEKAVAEVRAALKEQGFGVLTEIDVRATMREKLDADMEPYVILGACNPPLAHRALEADSMIGLLLPCNVVVRADGDERSLVQALDPRVMIEVPEREELRPVAEEAGKRIRAALDSLPGA
- a CDS encoding YqjF family protein produces the protein MASEEAGGSLVMRGPYDEGHRSVSGLPEPVTPVSPHRLRAVLFSQVWRDLTFLHWPVEPAVVAPLLPPGTRPDCRAGRTYVGLVPFRMTRVGVLGSPPVPYFGDFLETNVRLYSVDRDGHRGVVFRSLDTARLIPVLAARFGLGVPYRWSRMLLERDGDVIGYRSRHRRSAAAAEVVVRVGEPVRQNGLDRFLTDRWALHTRFAGRTWRIPNVHPRWTFRSVEVISMHEDLIASAGLPVPEVAPVSALYSAGVPVHFGVPEPVGA
- a CDS encoding GAF domain-containing protein, giving the protein MTKTITAVELPANWQRAVNQVLSELAGAVLDAAGLNSAGLTPVFDRLVAGARSCAGSGSAALTLCVPQPGWLRIAAASGDGAEWAGRLIPLEGSVSALSRAQREAIRVADTATDARTVQSARKASIGPSMVVPLYTETGEWDGTLLAGRPLGADQFTDDDLRFFAEYAGQTWRAITAAAANAARIADRYTAAHDRLTTVLQEVTTHDLAALQAATEQLHAQLPPEHWPRLALLSTAITTARDHLAGAIEADDTDRRDETGPLLAHLLRTCTTVAGPLELAQQFTVHDPLPGELPAKTIDLIGRWLAIALLLADHLGLTRAVDIATRTTSERQLALTVSYQGRPPSADHEAATLAALQTVTDELGGLHRIDTPATRTVRLTWISDPLS
- a CDS encoding rhodanese-like domain-containing protein, with translation MIEIIAIDTPSLGDRSYLVEDGETAFVVDPQRDIDRVLDLAQVRGLRITDVFETHIHNDYVTGGLALARVTGAAYHVNAADPVSFERTPIDDGDVVEIGPHMRVRAPATPGHTFTHLSYVLEVPGRAPAVFTGGSLLYGSTGRPDLLGPAHTGELVKRQYASAHRLAEILPDDAEIHPTHGFGSFCSATQSAADRSTIGREKQVNPVLTQQERDYVDGLLAGLDAYPAYYAHMGPANSAGPGAPDLATPGTADPAELRSRIEAGEWVVDLRSRTAFAAGHVAGTLDFGADGSFATYLGWLIPWGTPLSLLGDTAEQVADAQRELVRIGVDHVEAAATGTPAAWSGEVPLGSFPRADFGELAVVRHHRPVTVLDVRRDLEWAHSHLDDAVHIPLHALLGRLGEVPAGEVWVHCQAGYRASIAASVLAAAGRRVVAVDDEFDRAARAGLPLAVG
- a CDS encoding SRPBCC family protein gives rise to the protein MTDTLEVGTAVAVPADTTFKWFTDFSHYPRFMRSVEQVFPVEGHPGRFRFVYTLAGIPRRYSIDVTADPESRTLDWVSVTGPRHRGHAVVTPDGPDAATVTLELDLELDSLTDRIAQALGLIATRAKADLRRFAHFTESVHNAADPAEAEEIADGGASHRTPLQWLFDAVFPTDERSS
- a CDS encoding ferrochelatase, which gives rise to MTEPRFDALLWLSFGGPEGPEEVMPFLENVTRGRGVPRERLLEVAEHYQHFGGVSPINELNRDAMAAVEKRLSAEGIDLPVHFGNRNWHPMVEDTLAELTAAGAKRVLVFPTSAYGGYSACRQYDEDIERARAAVGAGAPELVKLRQFFDHPLFVSAVADGVRAAHASLGDVRGVRTVFTAHSVPDSADKASGPPGEGGHRYSRQVAEAARLVAAEAGVVEYDVVWQSRSGPPQVPWLEPDIVDHIDALHARGVSGVVVSPIGFVSDHLEVIWDLDNEAAERAAEHGMAFARAATAGSDPRFAELVVELVREHTHGAEPRKLSSFPSAGCTVNGAPCAIGCCEPAKRPAR